The nucleotide sequence TCCGTCAGTTGTGGCAATCACAATTAATTTACTGATCACCGCCACACCAGTTGTTTGCTGGATTCTGCTTTGGTCTGTAGGTTCTGAACACAAAATGGAAGCCCTTTCAAGTGTTGCATTGACGCTGAGTTTCATCATTATCTGTGCTTCTATTTTTCAACTCATGCTGTTGATGAAAACTCCGAAGCGGGCACTTTGGGCGGCAGGCGTAGCCGGCAGCGCAATTTTCTTGCCGCCGTTCATTTTAAGCGTGCTATCTGTGAATCCCGGATCGCATGGCGGAAGTTTGTGGTTGCTAACAGCTTTTTCGTGGGGTGCAGTTAAATATGCATCCGAAACGCTTGTTTTTCAAGTGCTTTTGGTTCAGTGGACTTGCTTGGGCTTATTAAATTGGCAACTGACTAAGCAACTTCGCAAAGCCGGTGAATCTGCCTCAAAAGCGCTGCTAGCAGGAAAAAATTAGAAGTCAATTATCGATCACTTGTCTGAGGGGTGGGAAACAATCATCCCACCCTATTTTTTTATTCAGGAAAACTACCATGACTTTAGCTTTAATTAATCGGGTGAGTGACTGGAACTCGCAATTGTTTCGTGAACTAAAAGGCAAATTTAAACCGCGAAATTTAGCAACCACCATTGCTGCCTCTCTCATTTTTCAAGGAACCTTGGTGCTGTTTTTATATATCCTGCTTCCTGGCGAAAAAGACAAATACAGCTCTTATCAGGTTTGTCATGCTATTGGCGTTGGAAAAATTGGGAGCAACTGCATCATCAACTGCCAAGAATGGTGGGTACAGATATTCCTAGTTGTAAGTTGGATTTTACCGTTAATCTTGCTAGTTTGTGGAGTAGGGGTGCTCATTGCTGACATGGCAAAAGAAGAACGCCGGGGTACGCTCAATTTTATTCGCCTAAGCCCTCAGTCAAGCGAAAGTATTTTAATCGGCAAAATGTTAGGGGTGCCGGCTTTAATCTATTTAGGCGTTGCTTTAGCTATCCCATTGCATTTAGTGTCTGCTATTGGTGCCGGTGTTTCTTTCAGCTTTCTTTTCAGCTTTTATCTGCTAAATGGTTTCTATTTTTAATCGCGGCTTTATCACCCCACCGGCAGGCTTTGCAAGATTGGTCTCGCTACCGGCACAAGCAGAATACAGACGTGAGAAGTCAGACTCCAGAAGAAGTTTTGAATTCTAACTTCAGGCTCCAGACGCCTTCTGTATGGCAAGATTTGATTTGGGGGGAAAAAAGTCCGGCAGTTGTGGCAATTGGCATCAACTTAGCGATTACGGCTGCTATTTATTTACCTTGGATTCTGATGTGGCCGGCTGATACCGGCAAATTCCGGGCGATTACAAGTTTTGTTCTGAGCTTAAGTTTAATCTTGATATATTCGCTAATCGCCCAACTCATGCTGTTGTTAAAAACTAAAAAACGGGCAATGCTCGCGTTTAATGCTGTCGCGCTTGCCATTTTAGCACCCCCACTTCTTTTAATCCTGCTGCCAATTGACCCTAAAGTGAACAGCATTGCGTGGCTGCTTACAACCGGCGCTTGGCCGGCTTTAAAATACGCATCTGCCATGTCCGTTTTTCTAGCCTTTCTCGGTCAGTTGAGTGTTATATCCCTGTTAAGTCTGCAATTGACGCGACAACTGCGAAAAGCCGGTGAATCGGCTTCAAAATCCCTGCTAACTTCATCTCCTTCTTAACCAAACTCATCTTTATTTTTTTTCCAAACGTATCATCGGCTACCTTAAGTAAAGCGATGATATGCTTCATCCCTGGACGATTGGCGCTCGTTTTGTTCCAAAGGGTAAAGCGTGAAAGGAGACATTAACAACTGTTCTCCCTTCACGCTTCGCTGAATCTCAATTTCAAAAAGTGGTGTAAAATATTAATAGGTAGAGTTATTAGCTGTGAAGTTAGTGTAAAGATTGACAGAATCAAGTAAAGATATCGGTAAGCTTGCGATTTGATGCAAGAGTGTAAAGCCAATGCTAAAGCTGAGGCTGAGCGAATAAACACGGTGATAAATTCACTTTTTCACATTGTTACCGGCTGTTACCAAAGATGTTTTGAATAGCAATTGTATAGCTTCTGCATCGTCCTACATAAGGTTGCCAACCGCTTGCTTGACTCAGATACAGGTGGATTATTGGGAATTCATTGACCGTTTAAAAACCCTGAGAGCAAGCAAAATAGATGCGTCGGCTCGTTGACAACACGAAAGAGACTTCAGTAAATCACCTCTTGACACATAATCCCAAACCTGTGGCGATCATCTCCCCTGCCGCTGTTACAAGCATCCCAGTGGAGATTCTCTAAAATCCTGCGAGTTGTTGTGCCGACAGAGTACAATGAGCGCATAGATATAACTTTTGAACAAACGTGAACCAGCCCGAAAATCTAGCCGAACCCTTGCCTGTTATAGTGGACGCAGTCGGTCGATATTTAGCCCTTCTCAAGCTAAACTGTCAGAGCAAGAGAGAAAAATAAGCAGAGTTCGGAGGCAATGAAAATTGAAACAAGAGGCAGTTGATGACTGAATCCCTCTGAACCCTGTACGCGAGACTGATCAGTCACTTTTGAATGGGGTAAGAGACTCGCATCAACCCCCATCAGGTCTGAGAATGATTCACAAAGCATTTGAAAAGTTACCTCCTCAGGAGAAGTCACCTATGCTAAACCGCAAGATTTATCAACTCTGTTGTGATGGTCGTGAAGTCTGTGTTTTCTTGCGGGACCAGCAACGTTGGATTGAACGCGCTCGTATCCTTGACATTGAAGGGGATTTGGTAACGATGCGCTATGAAACCGACGAAGAAGACGAAGTATGTTCATGGGAAGAGATGGTTCGCTTAGAAAGCATTGGTGCGATTACCCAGAAACTAGCTTCAGTCCCGCGCGGCAACGTTGAACCCCTAGTTTCCGACGATTGTCCGGAAGCCGAACAAATTCGCAATCCTTCAGACTCCAATCAAGACTAAAAAGCCGAGAAGGGGAAACGGTGAATGGTGAAAGCAGGACTCGCCCTCGCCTCTGAATCCTCTTCTTTTTTTCCTGCTTGCAAAACAGTTTCAGATTGACGTGGGAGACTACCGGCGTCGAACTGGAACCGTTGCGCTTTTATGGGGTTCGTCGAATTGCCAGGACGGTAAAATAATATGAAATCCGTTTAATTAGATATTGTTAATCAAAAATCGCCATCGTTAACCAGCAGCGACCTAGTTGAATCTCAATCGTTTATTAAATTTTTTTGATTAAGCGAGCGTTTAAAAGAAAATTAAATAACTATTCGTCATCGTCATGCTCAGCTTGTGCCGGTGGGGGCGATTGAACCGGCTCAAAAACCGGACAATAGCCATCGCTCGTCACCTTGAACCCAAAAAGGGGTGAAGCTTGGTTCCAACAGCGCTGTCCCCGGTAGTGCCGGCAGTTGCCACAGCACTCAATATCAACCGGCACATCGCGTTCGCTAGCCTGACTCAGCAATTCCCGCTGTGACAGACCCCGCAAAACCAATTCCTCCCCCTGCCAGCGGGCCTCCACCAAACCCGTATCCGCAAAATGCGGCCAGCGCGGATCGGCGGCGATTGCCTCCGGGAAGGTAATCGTCACCACCGTCCCTTGTTCCGTCAGCTCCCCTTCATAGTGCGTATCTGCCACCTCTGGCTGCATAAACGTCTCCCCAATGGGAAGTTCCACCAGCGTGCCGGCAGCGGGCAAATGCAACTGGTAGCGGTTACGCAACTCATCCAAATTTGTCAGATCAGCCAAGTAATTTGGAGATCCATGTACAAAAATGACGTGCTGGGGGCGCAAATTATGGATCAGCTGCGTCGTAGCAGGGCCATCACAGTGCTGAGCCAATAAATAAGTTTCAACCGTAATCGAGGTTGGGGGCTGGGCGTGCAGAGTCAGCGGTTGATGGTTAACAAGTGGCTGACCCGGATGTTCGGGCATTAAGACCAACCAAGGGCCAGTGTCTGGTTGGCAGAACTCGCTCAAATCAGCAGTATCGTCGGTAATTACGATACAGGGAGACTTGCCGATGGAATTGCGCTGTTCTGGACTGAGCCGGCGCACACGCGGACGCACCCGCTCATCCCAAAACAAAGGTTGGTGTCGGGCAAAATTTTGTACCGATGTGGGTAACTGGGGCAAAAGCTCCAAATACGCATCACAGCCGGTGGCCACCGCACCATCCACCCAAATATCCATATCGCGCCCTGTGAAGTGATGGTGACTCCGCAGCAGCATCAGCATTTCTTGCCCTAAACCCAGTGCCGATGTCGGCAGCAGGACGCACCGGCGCTGGGCAATCGCCTGATTGATTCGCTCCGCCAGCTGGTTTTCTTGGTTGCGCCGGTGAGGATAGCGAGCTGTGCCGTAACTGCCTTCTAAAATCAGCACATCCGGCCCTAATCCCCGTAATTCCTCTAAAGGCAACCCGTCCACTAACCGCGAATTGGATAAGAAACAGTCGCCGGTATACAGCAATGAGTAAGTTCGGTGCGGCGCGGTGTAGGTGAGCAAAATCGCTGCGCCTCCGGGCAAATGGCCGGCAGGGTAGAGTTGAGCACCCAGTCCACTGCGAAACTCGACCGGCGATCGCCAAGGCAGCGCCTGACAGAAGAATAGTTTTTCTGCCGGCTCCACATCTGGCCAATTTAGCGGCAACAGCTGAGTAGTTACCTCTGTACCGTAAATTGGCAACTTTGGGTATGCCTGGTGGAGTGCAAGCAAACCCCTGGCATGATCGGGATGGGCGTGTGTACACAGCACTAAATCTGCCGGTAGCGGCAGGTTGCGCTCCGACACCAAAGATGAGATATCTTCTAATCCACAGTCGAGTAAGATGCGGTATGGACCCATCCGCACCAGCAAGCACACCCCTTCATCTGCATGACCAACCCCATAGGGTAAACATTCGAGTTCTATCACGTTCGCGACACCTCTCCCCTGGAGAACATTCAGCTTTCGGCAAACGTTCCAGCGCAGCTTCACCGGAGCCAAATCTAAGTTCTCGTTTGTAGATATGAAAGCCGGTGGCAGCTCATGACAGAGCATTCTCAATCTGGCTGCTGCTTACACGGATGTTTTTGATGCTACCAAGGTTGGGGATCACTGTAGAATTTTTTGCCGGCCCTAACTTGCCGGCCAACGTTAAACAAGGGCGAGATAACAGACCGTCTTGATACCAGCATTTCCCCAATCTGGGCTGTATTAACAGATCTACAAGTTTATAAGATTGCATCTAATTTATATTTGTTCTTTATAAAAGTATTTTCTGAATGATGATTTAAAAGAATCTTTTGCTTGAATTTAAAATTCTAGACAAGCAAGTTAAATGCATGAAGCTTCAAAAAACTTGTCTCCCAGACACACCCGCTCTGCGACCGGCGAGGAATCAGGTAATACTGTTGTCAGAATCTTTGCAAACCTGAACCAAAGGACTGACAAGCCGACAGCGATCACTTCATCATTGAATTGATTTTGGTGGCCTTCATAAGTATTTATGCTGGTGTCCGGCACTCAAGAAAAATCAAAGGTCAGGAGCAACTGACAGCTGACAAAGGATAAAAATTCATGTCTCTACATAAGTTTCAACATTTTTTTGACTGTTGCGTTGGCAACTGGAAGACAGAACGCACCTACCATTACTTGACTCACCAGGAAGTAGAGCGCTCACGCACCGAATTTACCATCCAACCCCTAGGTTTCGATCTCAAAGTCAAGGTGCTTGCAGATAACGGGCGCACACCGCCTTCAAACTTAGCCCAACTACCGGGATACCATCTAGCTTTTCAGACTATTTCCCAGAAAGGTGAACAAGTCTCTCAACAGCTGAATATGCTATTTGTGCCCACCGATAGCGATTCGCCGATTTTAGAAGGAGATTACCTGCGGGATAGAGCTTACGAAGAAGCCAAACCCATCGTGGCTCATTTTCGCTTCGATACCAAAACCCAAGAGCTGTTAATGACAACTCACTACACTCGTGTCGTCTCCGTCGATTCGATTACCCTAGTCAACCCTGAGTTGAGAATCCGTAAGATTGTCAACTATCAACGACCCCCAGAAGGCAAGCCTTTGGAAAACGTTGTCTTAGTTGGCTTTGGCGTCGAACAGAAAGCTGTCTAACACCGAGTGGTTATCGCACCTCAAAGGCATCCCAGGGGATGCCTTTGAGGTGCGCTTTCGCTGTTTGCGCCGGCACTGGTTACGCCTAGGATTCTGAGAAGATGGCAAGTTTTTACCGA is from Microcoleus sp. FACHB-68 and encodes:
- a CDS encoding DUF6679 family protein, with translation MLNRKIYQLCCDGREVCVFLRDQQRWIERARILDIEGDLVTMRYETDEEDEVCSWEEMVRLESIGAITQKLASVPRGNVEPLVSDDCPEAEQIRNPSDSNQD
- a CDS encoding MBL fold metallo-hydrolase, giving the protein MELECLPYGVGHADEGVCLLVRMGPYRILLDCGLEDISSLVSERNLPLPADLVLCTHAHPDHARGLLALHQAYPKLPIYGTEVTTQLLPLNWPDVEPAEKLFFCQALPWRSPVEFRSGLGAQLYPAGHLPGGAAILLTYTAPHRTYSLLYTGDCFLSNSRLVDGLPLEELRGLGPDVLILEGSYGTARYPHRRNQENQLAERINQAIAQRRCVLLPTSALGLGQEMLMLLRSHHHFTGRDMDIWVDGAVATGCDAYLELLPQLPTSVQNFARHQPLFWDERVRPRVRRLSPEQRNSIGKSPCIVITDDTADLSEFCQPDTGPWLVLMPEHPGQPLVNHQPLTLHAQPPTSITVETYLLAQHCDGPATTQLIHNLRPQHVIFVHGSPNYLADLTNLDELRNRYQLHLPAAGTLVELPIGETFMQPEVADTHYEGELTEQGTVVTITFPEAIAADPRWPHFADTGLVEARWQGEELVLRGLSQRELLSQASERDVPVDIECCGNCRHYRGQRCWNQASPLFGFKVTSDGYCPVFEPVQSPPPAQAEHDDDE
- a CDS encoding phycobiliprotein lyase → MSLHKFQHFFDCCVGNWKTERTYHYLTHQEVERSRTEFTIQPLGFDLKVKVLADNGRTPPSNLAQLPGYHLAFQTISQKGEQVSQQLNMLFVPTDSDSPILEGDYLRDRAYEEAKPIVAHFRFDTKTQELLMTTHYTRVVSVDSITLVNPELRIRKIVNYQRPPEGKPLENVVLVGFGVEQKAV